A window of Ranitomeya variabilis isolate aRanVar5 chromosome 2, aRanVar5.hap1, whole genome shotgun sequence contains these coding sequences:
- the TMEM250 gene encoding transmembrane protein 250 has product MPVIPIPRRVRSFHGPHTTCLHSACGPVRTTHLVRTKYNNFDIYLKSRWMYGFIRFLLYFSCSLLTSILWVALSVLFCLQYLGIRVFLRFQYKLSIILLLLGRRRVDFSLMNELLIYGIHVTMLLVGGLGWCFMVFIDM; this is encoded by the coding sequence ATGCCTGTGATCCCTATTCCCCGCCGGGTTCGATCCTTCCACGGCCCTCATACCACCTGCTTGCATTCTGCCTGTGGCCCGGTCCGGACTACACACTTGGTGCGCACCAAGTACAACAACTTTGACATCTACCTGAAGTCCAGATGGATGTACGGCTTCATCCGCTTCCTGCTGTACTTCAGCTGCAGCCTTCTGACTTCCATCCTCTGGGTGGCACTCTCTGTCCTGTTTTGCCTTCAGTATCTGGGCATCCGAGTGTTCCTGCGCTTCCAATACAAACTGTCCATCATCCTGCTGCTGCTGGGGCGGAGGCGGGTCGACTTTAGCCTCATGAACGAACTGCTTATTTATGGGATCCACGTAACCATGCTGCTCGTCGGTGGACTGGGGTGGTGTTTTATGGTGTTTATAGATATGTAA